In one window of Camelina sativa cultivar DH55 chromosome 15, Cs, whole genome shotgun sequence DNA:
- the LOC104745404 gene encoding 40S ribosomal protein S5-2 isoform X3 — MAAVAEIDAEMQQQLTNEVKLFNRWTYDDVQVADISLVDYIGVEAAKHATFVPHTAGRYSVKRFRKAQCPIIERLTNSLMMHGRNNGKKLMAVRIVKHAMEIIHLLSDMNPIQVIIDAIVNSGPREDATRIGSAGVVRRQAVDISPLRRVNQAIFLITTGAREAAFRNIKTIAECLADELINAAKGSSNSYAIKKKDEIERVAKANR; from the exons ATGGCCGCCGTAGCAGAAATTGACGCTGAGATGCAGCAACAGCTCACCAACGAGGTCAAGCTTTTCAACCGCTGGACCTATGACGACGTTCAG GTCGCAGACATCAGTCTTGTTGACTACATTGGAGTTGAGGCAGCTAAACATGCAACCTTTGTTCCCCACACCGCTGGAAGATACTCTGTGAAGAGATTCAGGAAGGCTCAATGCCCCATTATTGAGAGGCTCACTAACTCTCTTATGATGCACGGAAGGAACAATGGTAAGAAGTTGATGGCAGTTAGGATCGTCAAGCACGCCATGGAGATTATCCACCTCTTGTCTGACATGAACCCGATTCAGGTCATCATTGACGCCATCGTCAACAG TGGTCCACGTGAAGATGCTACCAGAATTGGATCTGCTGGTGTTGTTAGGAGACAAGCTGTTGATATCTCTCCTCTAAGACGTGTTAACCAGGCTATCTTCTTGATTACCACCGGTGCTCGTGAAGCTGCTTTCAGGAACATCAAGACTATTGCTGAGTGCCTTGCTGATGAATTGATCAACGCAGCCAAGGGCTCTTCCAACAG CTATGccatcaagaagaaggatgagattgAAAGAGTTGCAAAGGCCAATCGTTAA